The segment AGGACCTCCTTAATTAATTCCAGTATGTTTTTGTAGGAATTCTCCTCTTTTAATAGTATCACATTTGGCAATTCTATAGCTAGTTAATCACAAATTTTGCAGTACTGCCATCATCACCGCGTGTGACCTCTAAGTGGGCAGGTATACGAGTCTTTAATTCAGGTACATGAGAAATCATGCCGATGAGGCGTCCAGAAAATTGTAATTGTACCAATGTTTCCATGGCAAGTTCTAATGTATCTGGATCTAAAGTACCAAAGCCTTCGTCGATGAACATCGTATCCATATGAATACCACCTGCATAACTTTGAATGACATCCGCAAGACCTAAGGCAAGAGCCATCGATGCCAAAAAGGTTTCACCACCAGACAAGGTGTTCGCCGGTCTTGACTGACCTGTGAAAGCATCCATAACGGCCAAATCAAGGCCTTGTTTGCCACGACCACCACCAGTATAGTCAGACCGCTCCAAGGAATATCGACTACGACTCATCTTTTGAAGTCGTAAATTGGCAGCATACACAACTTCATCTAAAATAGCACCTAGCACATATCGTTCAAAGGTTACATTTTTAAAGCCCTGTTCACCGCCATTGGCTAAGTCGTTAAGACGGCTTAAGAAAGTGATTTCCTCACGAGCTTCGCCCATAGCCTTTTCCAGTTCTTCTAATGATGCTAATGTGGTTTCAATATGTTTTGTTTCTTTATCCCAAGCCGCAAGAGAACCTACTAAATTATCACGTTTCTCTACGGCCGTATTATATACTTCGTCAGAAACCGTATCACTTGGTTCTATTACAGACTGGGCATGTTTTAAAGCCGCATCATATACAGCTTGAGCTGTACTAAAAGCCTCATCTAATGCATGTAGCTCAGTTTTAAACGCATCTAAGTCCTTATAATCACCTAGTGCATCTATAAAGTCATCTTCAGATACAGAAATTGATTGTAATGATTTTACATAGTCTTGGTAAAATCCATCAAGATTTTTTGTTTCATCCTGCACTTGTACAAATAAGATTTCTAAACGACCCCGTTTAGCGTTGAGCTGCTCTTTAGCAGCATCTAGACTTGATTTACAAACCTTCAACTGCTCATCATATGTGTTAATTTCAGTCTCTAATGATTCAATCTGTTTATGCCATGCATCAAGATCTGTAGTTGGCAATATCTTAGATAACCCATCTATCTTAGCCTGTACAGAGCTAATCTGAACCGCTACGTCATGCAAATCATTAATCAATTCATTATGATCGTTTTCCAATTTCGCTAATTTATCTTTACCCTCAATCAAGTCATGCTCATTTTTAGTTATCATTTCGCTCAACTGTTCAGTGTCTTTACGCAAAGCTGTAAGTCGATTCATTTGGGATGACAAGTCTTGCTGAGTAGAATCAAAAGTATCTTCTGAAAAATCAGCAATATGTGATTTAAGTTTAGAAACTTGGTCTTTAACTTGCTCATCTAACTCATGTAGACGAACAGATAACGCTTCTTTCTGACCAATTTCGCTAGCCCGCTTCTGTAATGCCCCATCACGCACTGCGCGTGCCTCTTCTACTTCCTCTTTTGTAGGGTATAACTCTGGCTTGGATGCTAACTGTGGATGCTCTGTAGAGCCACATACAGGACATGGTTCATTATCTACTACCAAATGAACCAGTTCAAAAGCTCGTCCCTCTGCCATCAGATGTTCTAACCGTTCAAGCCGTACCGTTGAGTTCTTTACAGATTCATCAAGCGTAGCTAATGCCTTATCTTTAGCATCAATATCATTTTGAACCTTCTGTTTCTGAGCAACCAATTCAGAATATCGTTGCAAATGACTTAACTGTTCTTGGATACGGGAAATAGAGTCTAATGCTTTGCTATTACCTTGTAACTGCTGCCTGTCCGCAACTAACTTAGCCTCTAAATCAGCTACTAACTTGTGCTGAGCCTGCAACTTAGCTTCACTTTTCTCACGGTCTTGTGTTTCTAATTGGCTATTTAATGTGCTCAATTCCTTATTTAGCACTACTAACTCATTAAACTGTTCGGCCTGCTGTTGTAATTGAGCCAACGCAGTCCTCTTAGCTTGTATAGTTTCAGCTTGAGATTCTAACATTTCATAAGCCGCTGTACATTTAGACTCATGTTGAGCTGCGACCTCTACACTTTTTTTTGCATCTGAAAGTGCCGTTTTCAAGGTTTTTAACACCGACTGTTTATCATCAAGTTGTTTATATAATTCATAGCTTGGTGTTAAACTGGTGAGGAACTGAACCTTTTCATTTAAACTAGACCGCTCCTTTTCTCTTTCTTTTACCAAGTCTAATTTGTTCGTAGCCTCAATAAGAGATTGTTGTACCTGATTATATAAGGCCCACTCATTGCGCAATGTATTGAACTGATCCACTACATCTACAGCTTTATTACGTTCAACAACAAGCGTATCACGATGAGGTTCTCTATCTTTCAAAAGCTCTCGTACATGCTCAATAGTTAGTACAGGGATTTCTTCATCATGCGGAATGGATTGCAGTAATGCAGATTGTTTTGTTATATTTTCTTCAATACCGGATTTTGCCTCATCATAAGCAGATTTTAGGGCATCCTGTAATCTTCGATATAACTCAGTTCTAAAGAGTGTATGTAATAACTCCTCTCGTTCACTGGTGGAGGCTACTAATAATTTTCTAAACTCCCCTTGCGGCAAAAGTACTACTTGTAAGAATTGATCTTTACGAAAACCAATAATTCGTTGAATCGTATCACGAATAGCAGCGGCAGAGGTAGCAATAACTTTCCACTCCCCATCTTTCATTTCGTATACAGTAGCACTAGCATTCTGCTCACGCATACCTGTACCACGTTTTTTAGCTACCAATTGTTTTGGCAATCTTTCAACACGATACCGAGCCTCACCGATAGCAAAGGAAAAATCAACACGCGTCATATGCTGAGGTTCTGCAAAATCACTACGGATAGCATCCGTTTTGCGCACCTCTCCACTAGGCTCACCATACAAGGCATACACCATCGCATCTAGTATGGATGTTTTCCCCGCCCCTGTAGGACCAGAGATGAGGAACATGGAATGGTTTTGGAGCTCATTAAAGTCCAAGGTAACCGAATCGCGGTACGGACCAAAGGCTTCTATAGTTAAAGATATAGGCTTCATTTAGTCCTCCTTTAGAATTCGATCCCATACAGAGTTAATGTATTGTTGCTCACGCTCTGTTAATGGCTCTTTCCACACGGTTTCAGCAAACTGATTAAATAATTCGCGTTCGTTTAACTCTTTAAAAACGGCTTCATCCATATCTGCCATAGGAGTTGCCACGCGACCTACTAAATCAATAGTCATGCATCGATGATACACTTGGCGCAGCTTAGCCATCCCATCCATAATAGGCATCGTATCAAGCAATCGAGCCTGCACGTAATCGTCTTTATGCTTAGCTTGTAATTCTTTATTATTTAGGAGGTCTTCAAAGTAACCTTCTAAAATAACTACATCTCGCTTCGCATCTACAGGAATGGTGCTAACATCTACTTGTCCCTTTGTATTCATATCAACGATGGTAAAAGATTTCTTCTGCGTATGCTCATCAAAGGAATACTTTAATGGCGATCCGCTATAACGAATATAGTCTGCCCCCATTCGCTGAGGCCCATGCAAATGGCCAAGGGCTGTATAGTGAAAGTCTTTAAAGACTTGTGGACTTACTTGTTCACTACCACCGATAGATAAGGTACGCTCAGAGCCACCTACATCACCGCCCATTACAAAGGCATGACTAATAGCAATGCTACGCATCCCCTTTGGCACTTGATTACGTAAATGGTTGCTCCAAGCCTGATACATTTGATCATAATTATGTAGATTGAGACCAGTTTCCAAAGAAGGGGTAGCAAAACCTAACCCTAATGCATCCCCAATGCGACGAGGCTCGCTAAAGGGCATAGGGCAAATGGCCACTTTACCATCAGCACCTTCAAATTCAAAGGGTTGTAATGCATGATGAGGGGATCCCCAAATATGGATGCCTGATTGACTCAACATAGAGCGCCCCACTTCAAGGCGTTCAGCTCCATCGTGATTACCACTTACCACGAAGAGTGGTACCTTATAATCCATAGCGAGACGGGTAATGATGGAATCCCATAACTCAATAGCTTCAATAGGAGGTACCGCTCTATCAAATACGTCCCCGGCTAACAAGATGCCGTCGATTTTTTCATCTTTCAAAATAGAAAAGAACTGATTCTCCAGCACATGAGCTTGGTCTTCGGTTAAGTACTGACCATAAAAAATACGTCCTAAATGCCAATCGGCAGTATGTAAAAAACGCATTTTATCCCCCTTTCCAGCTCTCCCTATACCTTATCTGAATGTAGTTATATAAATAATTATATAACTAAGACTGCTTTTTAGCTTAATTATTGATTCTCTACAATAGAGCGTAACATAGCAATTTCTTTTGCATACCCATCGAGTTCGTTTGGCGTTTCCAAATAGAACGGCAAGTTCGTCAATTTAGGATGTGTCACAATACGAGCGATGGCATCGATACCGATGTGACCTTCACCAATTTTTTCGTGCCGATCTTTATGAGCACCCATAGGATTTTTAGAGTCATTCAAGTGAATGGCTTTCAAACGGTCTAATCCTACAATACGGTCAAACTCGTCGATAACACCATCAAGATTATTAACGATATCATAACCACCTTCGTGAATGTGACAAGTATCTACACAAACACCCATGTATTCTTTTAATTTCACACCATCTATAATGCGTGCAATCTCTTCAAAGCGAGAACCAATTTCTGTGCCCTTACCTGCCATGACTTCTAAGAGAACTGTTGTTTTCATGCCAGGGAATAAGATTTCATTCAAACATTCTACGATATATTCGATGCCTTGATCTACACCTTGTTTTACATGGCTACCAGGGTGAAAGTTATACATTTGTCCTGGTAAATATTCCATACGCTCTAGATCTTCTGTCATGGCTTGTTTTGCAAAAGCGCGCAAATCTTCTTTTGCTGCACATGGATTATACGTGTAAGGTGCATGAGCTAATAAGGTACCAAAGTTATGTTCTTTCATATACACACTCAAGCTATTCATATCCTCTACATCGAGGGCACGCATACTACCACCACGAGGATTCCGTGTAAAATATTGGAATGTATTGCCCCCAATTTTTGTAGCTTCCTTCCCCATGTTTAAATAACCTTTGCTAATTGATAAATGACTGCCGATGACAAACATAATACTCCTTTATATTTATATAATTCTATAATTTTATAATTCTAAAATACTTAATTCTAATATCTATTCTATTACGCTTACATCTATTTCCAAAGCTTAATGAATATAAGACATATATAACTAATATAACCCCTACCGTGAAGGAGCCCTTCGCGACAGGGGTTATGTATTAATGACTTTCTTTTTTAGCACACTCAGGGCATACACCTTCAAAGGTAATATGTTGACCTGTGATTTGATACTCGCTACCTTGATCAGCAATTGTTTTAATAGCTTGTAAATCAATGCCCATCATATCCTCTACCTTGTTGCAACGGATGCAACGAATATGGGAATGAGCTTGTGTGTCCCAATCGTAATGAGCGCGCTCATCACCTACTTCTAAAATTTTTACAAGACCGATTTTTTCAAAAATCTCCATCGTCTTGTACACGGTTGCCAAGCTCATGCTTGGATGTTCAGGGCGCAACGTATGATACAACATTTCTGCTGTTGGATGATCATGATGACCACGCAAGGCATCATAAATCGCAATACGTTGTGGGGTTACTTTGAACCCTTGGCTACGCAGAATTTGTGCGATATCCATAATACTCTACTCTACCTTTCTCCACTTGGAAATCTATAAGGCATCGACCATTATCGGCCATTCACAAGAAATAATTATTATCTATTATAACAGAATTCTCAACACTTATCAAGATAGATAGTATTAACTATTAAGTAATAAAAAATGTGGATTGCCCGAAAACAATCCACATTCTATTAGTCTTTAAAGTAAGGTTTGAAACCTTCACCTTGATGACGAGGTTTTCTGTCACCACGTGGACGATCAGATCTACGATCATCTCTGCGACGGTCATCACGACGTTCACCTCTACGGTCATCGCGGCTGCGACGAGGGCGATCATCGCGACGACGATCTCCGTCACGGCGGCGATCACCATCTCTACGACGGTCACCACGGCGTCGGTCACTACGACCACCTTCACGGCGACGGCGTACACGCAATGGTTTTTCTTCTGTAATATTTACAGGAGTTGTATCTGGTTCTTTTGTTAACAATTTAAGAGCTGCCGCCAAAAGTGTTACGGAATCTGTATCATTCAACAATTCCTCTGCACTAGATTTGAATGGCGCTAATGCTTCTAAATTATCTGTCATTTCAACGAGGCTTTCAATTGCCAAACGTTGTTGACCTTCAAGAACTTCACCTAAGGAAGGTGCACGGCGGCGTGCAATTTTACGTTTTGTTAAACGCTCGATAGCATGTAAATGCTCCATTTCACGAGGGATAACAAACGTGAAAGCTTGACCAGCTTTACCAGCACGGCCTGTACGACCTACGCGGTGTGTGTAGCTTTCAGGATCTTGAGGCATATCGTAGTTATATACGTGAGATACGCCAGAAATATCAAGACCACGAGCTGCCACATCAGTAGCCACGAGAATATCGATGGTACCTTCGCGGAATTGACGGATTACGCTGTCCCGTTTTTGTTGAGACAAATCGCCATGGATGCCTTCCGCCATGTAACCACGTTTCTTAAGACCTTCAGTTACTTCATCAACACGACGTTTTGTACGTGTGAAGATAATAGCAAGTTCAGGTGTTTGAATATCGAACAAGCGGCAAAGAACATCGAATTTTTGACGGTCTTGCACTTCGATATAATATTGTTCAATTAAGTCCATCGTAACTTGAGTCGGTTTCATACGAATCAATGTTGGCTCTGTCAAATATGTTTCAGCTAATTGTTGGATAGCTTTAGGCATAGTTGCGGAGAACAACAATGTTTGATGGTCTTCTGGGATAGCACCCAAGATTTTATTGATATCATCAACAAAGCCCATGTTTAACATTTCGTCGGCTTCGTCCA is part of the Veillonella nakazawae genome and harbors:
- a CDS encoding DEAD/DEAH box helicase — translated: MLEKFEQLMISEPVLRALNDMGFEEPTPIQQEAIPVAMSGKDMIGQAQTGTGKTAAFGLPVLERVDGNERHVQVVILSPTRELAIQVAEELNKMAQYTNITALPIYGGQDINRQFRALKKNPQIIVATPGRLMDHMDRGSIHFDHVKVVVLDEADEMLNMGFVDDINKILGAIPEDHQTLLFSATMPKAIQQLAETYLTEPTLIRMKPTQVTMDLIEQYYIEVQDRQKFDVLCRLFDIQTPELAIIFTRTKRRVDEVTEGLKKRGYMAEGIHGDLSQQKRDSVIRQFREGTIDILVATDVAARGLDISGVSHVYNYDMPQDPESYTHRVGRTGRAGKAGQAFTFVIPREMEHLHAIERLTKRKIARRRAPSLGEVLEGQQRLAIESLVEMTDNLEALAPFKSSAEELLNDTDSVTLLAAALKLLTKEPDTTPVNITEEKPLRVRRRREGGRSDRRRGDRRRDGDRRRDGDRRRDDRPRRSRDDRRGERRDDRRRDDRRSDRPRGDRKPRHQGEGFKPYFKD
- a CDS encoding exonuclease SbcCD subunit D, which produces MRFLHTADWHLGRIFYGQYLTEDQAHVLENQFFSILKDEKIDGILLAGDVFDRAVPPIEAIELWDSIITRLAMDYKVPLFVVSGNHDGAERLEVGRSMLSQSGIHIWGSPHHALQPFEFEGADGKVAICPMPFSEPRRIGDALGLGFATPSLETGLNLHNYDQMYQAWSNHLRNQVPKGMRSIAISHAFVMGGDVGGSERTLSIGGSEQVSPQVFKDFHYTALGHLHGPQRMGADYIRYSGSPLKYSFDEHTQKKSFTIVDMNTKGQVDVSTIPVDAKRDVVILEGYFEDLLNNKELQAKHKDDYVQARLLDTMPIMDGMAKLRQVYHRCMTIDLVGRVATPMADMDEAVFKELNERELFNQFAETVWKEPLTEREQQYINSVWDRILKED
- a CDS encoding AAA family ATPase, producing MKPISLTIEAFGPYRDSVTLDFNELQNHSMFLISGPTGAGKTSILDAMVYALYGEPSGEVRKTDAIRSDFAEPQHMTRVDFSFAIGEARYRVERLPKQLVAKKRGTGMREQNASATVYEMKDGEWKVIATSAAAIRDTIQRIIGFRKDQFLQVVLLPQGEFRKLLVASTSEREELLHTLFRTELYRRLQDALKSAYDEAKSGIEENITKQSALLQSIPHDEEIPVLTIEHVRELLKDREPHRDTLVVERNKAVDVVDQFNTLRNEWALYNQVQQSLIEATNKLDLVKEREKERSSLNEKVQFLTSLTPSYELYKQLDDKQSVLKTLKTALSDAKKSVEVAAQHESKCTAAYEMLESQAETIQAKRTALAQLQQQAEQFNELVVLNKELSTLNSQLETQDREKSEAKLQAQHKLVADLEAKLVADRQQLQGNSKALDSISRIQEQLSHLQRYSELVAQKQKVQNDIDAKDKALATLDESVKNSTVRLERLEHLMAEGRAFELVHLVVDNEPCPVCGSTEHPQLASKPELYPTKEEVEEARAVRDGALQKRASEIGQKEALSVRLHELDEQVKDQVSKLKSHIADFSEDTFDSTQQDLSSQMNRLTALRKDTEQLSEMITKNEHDLIEGKDKLAKLENDHNELINDLHDVAVQISSVQAKIDGLSKILPTTDLDAWHKQIESLETEINTYDEQLKVCKSSLDAAKEQLNAKRGRLEILFVQVQDETKNLDGFYQDYVKSLQSISVSEDDFIDALGDYKDLDAFKTELHALDEAFSTAQAVYDAALKHAQSVIEPSDTVSDEVYNTAVEKRDNLVGSLAAWDKETKHIETTLASLEELEKAMGEAREEITFLSRLNDLANGGEQGFKNVTFERYVLGAILDEVVYAANLRLQKMSRSRYSLERSDYTGGGRGKQGLDLAVMDAFTGQSRPANTLSGGETFLASMALALGLADVIQSYAGGIHMDTMFIDEGFGTLDPDTLELAMETLVQLQFSGRLIGMISHVPELKTRIPAHLEVTRGDDGSTAKFVIN
- a CDS encoding deoxyribonuclease IV: MFVIGSHLSISKGYLNMGKEATKIGGNTFQYFTRNPRGGSMRALDVEDMNSLSVYMKEHNFGTLLAHAPYTYNPCAAKEDLRAFAKQAMTEDLERMEYLPGQMYNFHPGSHVKQGVDQGIEYIVECLNEILFPGMKTTVLLEVMAGKGTEIGSRFEEIARIIDGVKLKEYMGVCVDTCHIHEGGYDIVNNLDGVIDEFDRIVGLDRLKAIHLNDSKNPMGAHKDRHEKIGEGHIGIDAIARIVTHPKLTNLPFYLETPNELDGYAKEIAMLRSIVENQ
- a CDS encoding Fur family transcriptional regulator, with protein sequence MDIAQILRSQGFKVTPQRIAIYDALRGHHDHPTAEMLYHTLRPEHPSMSLATVYKTMEIFEKIGLVKILEVGDERAHYDWDTQAHSHIRCIRCNKVEDMMGIDLQAIKTIADQGSEYQITGQHITFEGVCPECAKKESH